Proteins from a single region of Apium graveolens cultivar Ventura chromosome 7, ASM990537v1, whole genome shotgun sequence:
- the LOC141674307 gene encoding uncharacterized protein LOC141674307, whose protein sequence is MTLGEFDVILGVDWLSKHDAQIDCHNKKVILKTSDAKVVTFKGRDRLVSIKYFQSVHPPDFVGFPDPIKAQSWIREIEKAFELAEVKDNKKAQYASYYLKNEVSYWWESTKVLLEGEAISWENFTELLLEKYLPSYMQDQLEMRFMDLKQVNMTVVEYEVKFSELASFMPEYVNTEAKKAKIFQQGLKPWIHSQVALLEVRTYTALVQKAMIVEGEREATKRESKGKKREFEDTEQDHGSSKFRGKFGRNVGSQNQKFQRFKPGNWNQKNHFWKARQSTNESKPQIQECKTCGKRHPGRSGVDKCGKVGHMAKNCKELVQKENVLRIAGPPPPPAQTVQPKVWMFNMTMKDAVQDADVVAGTLAINSVEVKVLMISRATRSFKSESVVDRLKCVAYPLESNLIIEVANQERVTAYRICPNCDIVIEARHFFSNLIPFKLGEFDIILEMDWLANHDA, encoded by the exons GTCGAGATAGGTTGGTTTCTATCAAATATTTTCAATCCGTTCATCCCCCGGATTTTGTAGGTTTTCCAGATCCGATCAAAGCTCAGTCCTGGATAAGAGAAATAGAGAAGGCCTTTGAGTTAGCGGAAGTTAAGGACAATAAGAAAGCGCAATATGCAAGTTACTATCTTAAGAATGAGGTCAGTTACTGGTgggaatctactaaggtgttgcTAGAAGGCGAAGCTATATCTTGGGAGAATTTTACAGAGCTACTCTTGGAGAAGTACTTACCGAGTTACATGCAAGATCAGTTAGAGATGAGATTTATGGATTTAAAGCAAGTGAACATGACGGTAGTGGAATACGAAGTGAAGTTTTCAGAGTTAGCAAGCTTTATGCCCGAGTATGTGAATACAGAAGCGAAGAAAGCTAAAATATTTCAAcaaggactcaagccatggatTCATAGTCAAGTGGCTCTTCTTGAGGTAAGAACTTACACTGCTTTGGTACAGAAAGCCATGATTGTAGAAGGAGAAAGAGAAGCAACTAAAAGGGAAAGCAAAGGAAAGAAAAGGGAGTTTGAGGATACCGAACAAGATCATGGAAGTTCtaagtttagagggaagtttggaaGGAATGTTGGAAGTCAGAACCAGAAATTCCAGAGGTTTAAGCCCGGAAATTGGAATCAAAAGAATCATTTTTGGAAAGCTAGACAGTCAACGAATGAGAGTAAACCCCAAATTCAGGAGTGCAAGACTTGCGGAAAAAGACACCCCGGAAGAT CTGGAGTTGATAAATGTGGAAAAGTTGGCCATATGGCTAAGAATTGCAAGGAGCTTGTTCAGAAGGaaaatgttcttaggattgctggaccaccGCCTCCACCGGCACAAACAGTCCAGCCAAAGGTGTGGAtgtttaacatgacaatgaaagatgcagTGCAGGATGCGGATGTAGTAGCAGGTACGCTTGCTATAAATTCAGTAGAAGTCAAAGTGTTAATGATTTCTCGAGCTACTAGATCATTTAAATCTGAAAGTGTTGTTGATAGACTAAAGTGTGTTGCATACCCTTTAGAAtctaatttgattatagaagtagcAAATCAAGAAAGAGTTACTGCCTATAGAATTTGTCCCAATTGTGATATTGTCATAGAAGCTCGGCACTTTTTTTCGAACTTAAttccgtttaagttaggagaattcgacatTATTCTCGAAATGGATTGGTTAGCAAACCATGATGCGTAA